From a single Poecilia reticulata strain Guanapo linkage group LG2, Guppy_female_1.0+MT, whole genome shotgun sequence genomic region:
- the mxra5a gene encoding matrix-remodeling-associated protein 5 — translation MKMERSTLWVLQTLLVLLSPVGSAPCPRPCSCPEPAELHCTFRSLLTVPAAVPKQVKRINLGFNSIHKISDTSLSGLGKLELLMVHGNNIHSVPDGAFRDLASLQMLKLSYNKLKKINRLTLQGLWSVARLHLDHNQIELIHPDAFQGLTSLRFLQLEGNQLQQLHPATFTTFALMGQFYISTLRHLYLSDNALTSVPSQLVETMPQLENLYLHGNPWTCDCSMSWLHDWEKTSPGVLKCKKDRALPGGQLCPMCSSPIQVKENELQAAHPLVCNSPVISFLHRTTSLEDSESETLTSEDFKEPIGNISLGLSDEHGNELDLECSAHKLKELAKVSWEQVNQLQLVANITLSVDLQCSVDREKYEQLWRLIAYYSNVPAHLKQGVTPSQDLYPAHVYNQDSVQDAQYYTGLKVKVLAEPAWLMQPSIELQLNRPQSSTSMVKLTLRLNLSETVDTELQQRLQRNWVMIESTNRTQKAMSVILGSSNEMACNVHSSDPSVIQWMLPDGSKLNSPFRSPENRVSVSRDGRLKIKAVTHRDTGAYYCIAKVQGDFAVLSFYLTVQESSSPPTGDDTSITSIEEFTGNSISLDCTASSSPDAEINWILPNNRIIHFQANYSKALVTFNGTLQIPKTQISDSGYYKCVAINQHGVDTLVKKVSIIRRNGLIRPIRKFPARPQSASGVNTQIKVPTENPEEASGDNDGSTIRHRINSVRRKLPASLVPGRKGIHPSRSTWQRQPVLRKPIGSHNGNLKGLVENRRRINLSKSKIDPEKWADILAKIRDRNTVTSPPSSFPTKMKATELTTQSWETSDEPSDGVTVHERVGQHYSIGQSPEKPTEHRTHGQDNHVAPEIISAQDATPNSRHVTIEPHPTEIAYTTQHPTHDRELNLITNLNGGVFLPQTTSVPPHAITVRQPSAHTATSSSTFSFPENLSTSITADKIQTADPSEGLQSSESRNKPNDVTNSINHKEDFFMESQITPSANPNHSAASQEGSGNYLSETSTLSQFQSHPKDTTLNDLHSEVVVTTVSPTTTFGLPGKRRVYSTRRPKSRLGKVSSERRNGGRKRRPDRKKQKLKTLGSFITTAPVNTPLPTAKTSASKMLNTERTGIAVHLFTSVPFIESQVASSDRLSHKESSVFRQNHGVIKEPSSLPTSSLGTKDSQNKSWQRTAAAPSFPSVSPGITHGNTTPHSTVEISDSAYPTGISEILPSIPQQRFADSPPPPGEHLEDWHERSFTTESEPLLHSESPSRGFQSMTKFPTDNKNQQFVYQETFTEEVEQIHWEKTGMDSSLQPSYFTQTASPIQGGSKAVSGETSKGSLSTPRKLSEVTTETLTTLEDLKSEAIEKKPLNAGTDSPHMSSLKTTHASATSPLPYHVKPSRETPYLSKPRLSPLVPLLMSLPTSITQNATVSTSQATQIKPISTTSILRRSFNFHPTFPPNHKPISTIPTSQASTSIPVPTVIPSQKTLSPVTLDVSTQHLTEHGSVQRGKPWIKTTHSQMITVKVGKDAKLPCETGGQPMPFLSWTKVSNGTSIARNMKVQRFEVLHNGTLIIRNSQLTDEGPYVCAVQNQYGTDKMMANLIVMSHHPRVLQPRERDIHVYEGSKVELECKVEGDPVPRVKWVLPNSVQLMATSPSVPSQWQVAVDDSGTLHISRASFTDNGIYRCTGSSAAGADTVSVHLHVSAMPSLIQQRLDENMTFPEGSAAYIDCTATRASQPVMRWITPDGTQLTPSLLITRENLIVFPNGTLHIQRLDFKNSGRYVCKASNGVASSSRTVMLSVRRKLLSAKAMITSSSPQRTDVIYGSNLLLNCVATGEPEPRIIWRTPSKKLVDSQFSFESRIKVFLNGSISIHSVTDKDGGDYLCVARNKMGDDYVQLRVNVLTKPATIEQKLQKSSQEVVQGQDLKVDCVASGLPSPEISWALPDGTMVNPIKQKAGVRVGRSRRYVVFDNGTLYFNDVGQPEEGDYTCYAQNQLGRDEMKVRVKVKGGTSPPQIQDKDQKTVRVLYGETVTLQCNVKGDPVPVVTWMSPKNTPISNAIDRYKVLKDGTLVVQKVQQFDGGNYTCMARNSVGQDNKVTRVEVLAAPLVINGLRGTSNTIKVNAVQGERKLLDCVTEGTPSPHIMWILPGNIILPAPYYSNHMTVHQNGTLEIQSAKKTDSGQMVCVARYEGGEVRMLVNLDVKEMVGSPQTDAPKRGSFSLKVGNRVTLNCSIDGLELTDIMWTLPSGTPLQAGARISKFFHQLDGSLIISNPSVADAGMYRCVGHTSAGTFESTVTLSPGRKPQILNRYISPVSIMDGETLFLHCQTTGEPFRLTWTLPSGAVFNRLQKSGRYSILRNGTIVIRQASVHDRGPYVCRAANEYGSSLLSVSVNIIGNQPRITSGPPSVTYAKNGVAVQLNCVATGLPKVEVAWETPDKTRLVVSAQPRLFGNKYLHPQGSLIIQNPTERDSGVYRCTARNTAGVDSKTTFLNVF, via the exons ATGAAGATGGAGCGCTCCACCCTGTGGGTCCTCCAGACTCTGCTGGTGCTCCTGTCCCCTGTGGGGTCTGCTCCCTGCCCCCGGCCCTGCTCCTGTCCTGAACCTGCTGAGCTCCACTGCACGTTCCGCTCCCTCCTCACCGTCCCAGCAGCGGTACCCAAGCAAGTGAAGCGCATAAACTTGGG GTTCAACAGCATTCATAAAATAAGTGACACTTCACTGTCTGGGCTGGGGAAGCTGGAGCTGCTCATGGTCCATGGAAACAACATTCACTCTGTGCCTGATGGAGCATTCAGAGACCTGGCATCACTTCAG ATGCTGAAGTTGAGCTACAACAAGCTGAAGAAAATCAACAGGCTGACGCTGCAGGGGCTGTGGTCTGTGGCCAGGCTGCACTTGGATCACAACCAGATAGAACTCATCCATCCAGACGCTTTCCAGGGACTCACTTCCTTACGCTTTCTGCAGCTGGAGGGAAACCAGCTTCAACAACTGCATCCTGCCACCTTCACCACCTTCGCTCTGATGGGCCAGTTCTACATCTCTACCCTGCGACACCTCTACCTATCTGACAATGCACTCACATCCGTCCCGTCACAGCTGGTGGAGACCATGCCACAGCTTGAGAACCTGTACCTCCATGGGAACCCTTGGACCTGTGACTGCAGCATGAGTTGGTTGCATGACTGGGAAAAAACTTCACCAG gcgttctgaaatgtaaaaaggaCAGAGCCCTTCCAGGTGGCCAGCTGTGTCCAATGTGTTCTTCTCCCATACAAGTGAAGGAAAATGAACTCCAAGCTGCTCATCCTCTGGTTTGCAATAGCCCGGTCATCAGCTTCCTTCATAGAACTACATCACTAGAAGATTCTGAGAGTGAGACATTGACCTCAGAGGACTTTAAGGAGCCCATTGGTAACATATCCCTTGGCCTCTCTGATGAGCATGGGAATGAGTTAGATCTGGAGTGCAGTGCTCACAAGCTAAAAGAACTTGCTAAGGTAAGCTGGGAGCAGGTCAACCAGCTTCAGCTGGTCGCAAACATCACCTTGTCAGTAGACCTTCAGTGTTCTGTTGACAGAGAAAAATACGAGCAGCTGTGGAGACTGATTGCATACTACAGCAACGTTCCAGCCCATTTAAAACAAGGAGTCACTCCAAGCCAAGATCTGTACCCAGCACATGTATATAACCAGGACTCTGTGCAGGATGCCCAGTACTACACAGGTCTTAAAGTCAAAGTGTTGGCCGAGCCTGCATGGCTGATGCAACCATCCATAGAACTACAACTGAACCGGCCTCAGTCATCAACCAGCATGGTAAAATTAACTCTAAGGTTGAACCTCTCAGAGACAGTAGACACTGAGCTTCAGCAAAGACTCCAGAGGAACTGGGTCATGATCGAGTCAacaaacagaacacagaaaGCTATGAGTGTTATCCTTGGAAGTTCAAATGAAATGGCCTGTAACGTGCACAGTTCTGACCCGTCAGTAATTCAGTGGATGCTGCCAGACGGTTCCAAACTGAACAGCCCATTTAGGAGTCCTGAGAACAGGGTTTCGGTTTCCAGAGATGGAAGGTTGAAAATTAAAGCCGTAACTCACAGAGACACTGGAGCTTACTACTGCATTGCCAAGGTTCAAGGAGATTTTGCTGTGCTTTCCTTCTATCTCACTGTCCAGGAATCCTCTAGTCCCCCCACAGGGGACGACACATCAATTACATCAATAGAGGAATTTACAGGAAACTCCATTTCTCTGGACTGTACAGCATCCAGTTCCCCTGATGCCGAAATAAACTGGATTCTACCAAACAATAGAATAATTCATTTCCAAGCTAATTATTCCAAAGCACTGGTGACTTTTAATGGTACTCTTCAAATCCCAAAGACTCAGATATCAGATAGTGGTTATTACAAATGTGTAGCAATCAATCAACATGGTGTAGACACACTAGTGAAAAAAGTTAGTATAATTAGGCGCAATGGTCTAATTAGACCGATACGCAAGTTTCCAGCAAGGCCTCAGTCAGCCTCAGGGGTGAACACTCAAATCAAAGTCCCTACAGAGAATCCAGAAGAAGCATCAGGTGACAATGACGGGTCTACAATACGCCATCGCATCAATAGTGTTAGACGTAAACTCCCAGCGAGTCTAGTCCCAGGAAGAAAAGGAATTCATCCATCTAGGAGCACCTGGCAGCGACAGCCTGTGCTGCGGAAACCAATAGGGTCTCACAATGGAAACCTGAAAGGTTTAGTAGAGAATAGAAGGAGGATTAATCtttctaaaagtaaaattgACCCAGAGAAATGGGCAGACATTTTAGCTAAGATTAGGGACAGGAATACTGTGACCTCACCTCCTTCTTCTTTCCCAACAAAGATGAAAGCAACAGAGTTGACGACACAGTCTTGGGAAACTTCTGACGAGCCATCAGATGGTGTGACTGTACATGAGCGAGTGGGTCAGCATTATTCCATCGGTCAGAGCCCTGAAAAACCTACAGAACACAGAACTCATGGTCAAGATAATCACGTGGCACCTGAAATCATCTCTGCACAAGATGCAACTCCTAACAGCAGACATGTTACTATAGAACCCCATCCAACAGAAATTGCATATACTACACAGCACCCAACCCATGACAGAGAGTTGAACCTAATCACAAATTTAAACGGTGGGGTTTTCCTCCCCCAGACCACATCTGTTCCACCGCACGCTATTACTGTCAGGCAGCCCAGTGCACACACtgcaaccagcagcagcacattttcttttccagagaACCTAAGCACAAGTATTACTGCTGATAAGATCCAAACAGCTGATCCGTCTGAGGGGCTGCAGAGCAGTGAGAGTAGGAACAAACCAAATGATGTCACTAACTCCATAAATCACAAAGAAGACTTCTTTATGGAAAGTCAAATTACTCCTTCAGCCAACCCAAATCACTCTGCAGCAAGTCAAGAAGGAAGTGGAAACTATTTGAGCGAGACTTCAACTCTGTCACAGTTTCAGTCACATCCAAAGGACACAACACTCAATGATTTGCATTCTGAAGTTGTTGTCACGACCGTGTCTCCAACGACTACCTTCGGTCTCCCTGGAAAAAGGAGGGTGTACTCTACAAGACGGCCAAAGTCACGCCTTGGGAAAGTCAGCTCTGAAAGGAGGAATGGTGGCCGGAAGAGACGGccagacagaaagaaacaaaagctcAAAACACTTGGCAGCTTCATCACCACCGCACCTGTAAATACTCCCCTACCTACAGCCAAGACCTCTGCctctaaaatgttaaacacaGAAAGAACAGGAATTGCAGTTCATTTATTTACCTCTGTTCCATTCATAGAGAGCCAAGTGGCGTCATCAGACAGACTGAGTCATAAAGAAAGCTCAGTCTTCAGGCAGAACCACGGGGTAATCAAAGAGCCTTCCTCACTACCAACCTCTTCTTTAGGAACAAAGGACAGCCAAAACAAATCATGGCAAAGAACTGCAGCTGCACCATCATTTCCAAGCGTTTCTCCAGGCATAACTCATGGAAATACAACTCCTCACAGCACTGTGGAAATCTCAGACAGTGCGTATCCTACAGGGATTTCAGAGATTCTCCCATCAATCCCTCAGCAGAGGTTTGCAGACAGTCCTCCTCCACCTGGTGAGCATTTAGAGGACTGGCATGAAAGAAGTTTTACAACAGAATCAGAACCTCTGCTGCACTCTGAAAGTCCCTCACGGGGTTTTCAAAGTATGACAAAATTTCCAACAGACAACAAGAATCAGCAATTTGTCTATCAGGAGACTTTTACTGAGGAGGTTGAACAAATACATTGGGAGAAGACTGGAATGGATTCTTCACTACAGCCTTCCTATTTTACCCAAACTGCTTCACCCATCCAGGGTGGAAGCAAGGCAGTCTCTGGAGAAACTTCCAAAGGATCACTCTCAACTCCAAGGAAGCTTTCTGAGGTCACCACCGAGACACTCACAACATTAGAAGATTTAAAGAGTGAAGCAATTGAGAAGAAACCTCTGAATGCTGGAACTGATTCTCCACATATGagtagtttaaaaacaacacatgccTCAGCTACCTCACCGTTGCCATATCATGTTAAACCATCCAGAGAGACCCCCTATCTCTCAAAACCCAGACTTTCTCCTTTAGTACCTCTTTTAATGTCTTTACCAACATCCATCACTCAAAATGCCACAGTCAGTACCAGCCAggctacacaaataaaacccaTCTCTACCACATCCATCCTAAGAAGATCATTTAACTTTCATCCTACATTTCCTCCAAATCACAAACCAATAAGTACAATTCCAACCTCTCAGGCATCCACCTCTATACCAGTACCCACTGTGATCCCATCCCAAAAGACACTGTCACCAGTAACTCTGGATGTGTCCACACAGCACCTAACTGAGCATGGATCTGTTCAAAGAGGGAAGCCATGGATAAAAACTACCCATTCTCAGATGATTACTGTCAAAGTAGGAAAAGATGCTAAGCTTCCCTGTGAGACTGGAGGTCAGCCCATGCCATTCCTGTCTTGGACAAAAGTTTCCAACG GAACGAGTATCGCCAGGAACATGAAGGTGCAGAGGTTTGAGGTCCTCCATAATGGAACTTTAATCATAAGAAACTCACAGCTAACAGATGAGGGCCCGTACGTGTGCGCTGTTCAGAACCAGTATGGTACAGACAAGATGATGGCTAACCTTATAGTCATGTCTCATCATCCACGGGTTCTTCAACCTCGAGAGCGAGACATCCATGTGTATGAAGGAAGCAAGGTTGAACTGGAATGCAAAGTTGAAGGAGATCCTGTGCCTCGGGTTAAGTGGGTCCTCCCTAACTCAGTCCAGCTGATGGCGACCTCACCTTCTGTGCCATCTCAGTGGCAGGTGGCTGTAGATGATAGTGGAACTCTTCATATCAGCCGGGCTAGTTTTACTGACAATGGGATTTACAGATGCACTGGCAGCAGTGCAGCTGGAGCTGATACCGTGTCAGTGCATCTTCATGTCTCTGCAATGCCCTCTTTGATTCAGCAGAGATTAGATGAGAACATGACTTTTCCAGAGGGCAGCGCTGCTTATATTGACTGCACTGCCACAAGAGCCTCTCAGCCAGTCATGCGTTGGATCACTCCTGATGGCACACAGCTCACTCCTTCCCTACTAATTACTAGAGAGAACCTTATTGTCTTTCCAAACGGGACTCTCCATATACAGAGATTGGACTTCAAGAATTCTGGGAGATATGTATGCAAAGCAAGTAATGGAGTAGCCTCAAGCAGCAGGACTGTGATGCTAAGTGTCAGAAGAAAGCTGTTGTCTGCTAAAGCCATGATTACATCTTCATCTCCCCAGAGAACAGATGTAATCTATGGAAGTAATCTACTTCTGAACTGTGTAGCAACAGGTGAACCGGAGCCTCGAATCATCTGGAGGACGCCCTCCAAGAAGCTAGTGGATAGTCAGTTCAG ctttgaGTCTAGGATCAAAGTATTCCTTAATGGCAGCATAAGCATTCATTCTGTGACTGACAAGGATGGAGGTGACTACCTGTGTGTGGCCCGTAATAAGATGGGTGATGACTACGTTCAACTGCGGGTCAATGTCTTGACCAAACCAGCAACAATTGAGCAAAAACTCCAGAAATCCAGTCAGGAGGTGGTGCAAGGCCAAGACCTGAAGGTGGACTGTGTGGCGTCTGGCCTCCCCAGCCCGGAGATTAGCTGGGCACTGCCAGATGGGACCATGGTCAACCCAATAAAGCAGAAAGCAGGAGTCCGTGTGGGACGCAGTCGCAG GTATGTGGTGTTTGACAATGGGACGCTGTACTTTAACGATGTTGGCCAGCCAGAAGAAGGTGATTACACTTGCTATGCACAGAACCAACTTGGCAGAGATGAGATGAAGGTGAGAGTCAAGGTGAAAGGTGGTACATCCCCACCACAAATCCAGGATAAAGATCAAAAGACTGTCAGAGTGCTCTACGGTGAGACAGTAACACTGCAGTGCAATGTCAAAGGTGACCCAGTACCTGTTGTCACTTGGATGTCTCCCAAAAATACACCGATTTCCAATGCAATAGACAGATACAAGGTGCTTAAAGATGGAACACTGGTTGTTCAAAAGGTTCAGCAATTCGATGGAGGTAATTACACATGTATGGCGAGGAACAGCGTTGGCCAAGACAATAAAGTTACCAGAGTGGAGGTTTTGGCAGCTCCTCTAGTCATCAATGGCTTAAGAGGAACTTCAAATACCATCAAAGTTAATGCAGTTCAGGGAGAACGGAAACTGTTGGATTGTGTGACCGAGGGAACCCCTTCGCCTCATATCATGTGGATCCTCCCAGGAAATATAATACTTCCTGCTCCATACTACAGTAATCATATGACCGTTCATCAGAATGGTACTTTGGAAATACAATCAGCTAAGAAGACCGACTCAGGACAGATGGTGTGTGTTGCTCGTTATGAAGGAGGGGAAGTTAGAATGTTGGTCAACTTGGATGTCAAAGAAATGGTTGGAAGTCCACAAACTGATGCTCCCAAAAGAGGAAGCTTTTCCCTAAAAGTGGGGAATAGAGTGACTCTAAATTGCTCGATTGATGGCTTGGAGTTAACTGATATAATGTGGACCTTACCCAGCGGCACTCCTCTCCAAGCCGGTGCTcgaatttcaaagttttttcacCAACTTGATGGATCTTTGATCATCAGCAACCCATCTGTTGCTGATGCTGGTATGTACCGCTGTGTGGGGCATACCTCTGCTGGGACTTTTGAGAGTACAGTCACCCTGTCCCCAGGAAGGAAGCCACAGATTCTGAACCGATACATATCTCCTGTCAGCATCATGGATGGTGAAACACTTTTCCTTCATTGTCAAACAACTGGTGAGCCATTCAGACTTACATGGACCCTGCCCAGCGGGGCTGTCTTCAACAGGCTGCAGAAATCTGGACGCTATTCGATATTGCGCAATGGGACAATTGTCATTCGACAAGCATCAGTCCATGATCGAGGACCCTATGTTTGCAGAGCTGCCAATGAATATGGCAGCTCCTTGCTGTCAGTCTCAGTAAATATCATTGGAAACCAACCCAGGATTACCAGTGGCCCTCCCTCTGTTACTTACGCCAAAAATGGAGTTGCAGTTCAGCTGAACTGTGTTGCCACTGGGCTCCCTAAAGTAGAGGTGGCTTGGGAAACACCTGATAAAACCCGCCTGGTTGTAAGTGCACAGCCACGCCTTTTTGGGAACAAGTATCTCCATCCACAAGGTTCCCTAATCATTCAGAATCCAACCGAACGAGATTCTGGTGTTTACCGATGCACTGCCAGAAATACTGCAGGTGTGGACtctaaaacaacatttctgaatgtGTTCTAA